The following are from one region of the Pseudodesulfovibrio piezophilus C1TLV30 genome:
- a CDS encoding FAD-dependent oxidoreductase has protein sequence MSPLFKKDKESDWFLPEDVRKQLSKTFDGLKGKIVLEVFSKTGVNDEFSSYMFKFCDDLARLTNKIKVKRFEIPSERATELGITASPTMCINPDEYHIRFLGAPVGEEGKAFITAIMLVSLNMHGLSEVSMSVLQDLDKERLVQVFVSPTCPYCPGQTMHAIKCAIAKPNLVQAECVEMSENPKLTEQFNIGSVPHTIFNGGVHDSLGLMPEERFTVELVYLKSAENLLEDGDLPGAEDKKAPKHFGTIEPGEVDLVIIGAGPAGLTAGIYAVRAGLKTVVLEKNIVGGQVALTPVVENYPGFTTVPGKQLMDIMGEHAREYVPVHEGEGVETITMPDPKEDMPIQVTTNRGAYSTKAIILTTGAAYRQLGVPGETRFFGRGVNYCASCDGYLYKGKSVAIVGGGNTALTDALHLKNLGVDVTIIHRREEFRAQKPLQDSLEHEKIPVLWNTVVEEIDGDDRRVHTLKLRNTKDETTSELPVDGLFVAIGQEAATDLAKLLGVTLKEDGFVEVDTHMRTNIPRIYAAGDLTGGLQQIVTAIGEGSIAAMSAFEDISHPYWKE, from the coding sequence ATGAGTCCCTTATTCAAGAAAGATAAAGAAAGTGACTGGTTCCTGCCCGAGGATGTTCGCAAGCAACTGAGCAAAACCTTTGACGGTCTCAAAGGGAAAATTGTACTCGAAGTGTTCAGCAAGACCGGGGTGAATGATGAATTCTCAAGCTATATGTTCAAATTCTGCGATGATCTCGCCCGACTGACAAACAAGATCAAGGTCAAACGATTTGAAATTCCGTCCGAACGAGCCACGGAATTAGGGATTACCGCCTCTCCGACCATGTGCATCAACCCCGACGAATATCACATTCGATTCCTCGGTGCGCCAGTGGGAGAAGAAGGCAAGGCCTTTATCACCGCTATCATGCTCGTTTCTCTTAATATGCACGGGCTTTCAGAGGTCTCCATGTCTGTTCTCCAGGATCTGGATAAGGAGCGACTGGTGCAGGTTTTTGTCAGCCCGACCTGCCCGTATTGTCCCGGCCAAACCATGCATGCCATAAAATGCGCCATAGCCAAGCCCAACCTGGTTCAGGCTGAATGCGTAGAAATGAGTGAGAACCCCAAACTGACCGAGCAATTCAATATAGGGTCGGTACCGCATACTATTTTCAATGGCGGGGTCCACGACTCGCTGGGCCTGATGCCTGAAGAACGCTTCACAGTGGAATTGGTTTACCTCAAAAGTGCTGAGAACCTCCTTGAAGATGGCGACCTGCCCGGAGCCGAAGACAAAAAAGCTCCCAAACATTTCGGCACGATAGAACCTGGAGAAGTAGATCTGGTCATCATAGGAGCCGGGCCGGCCGGTCTGACCGCCGGAATCTACGCGGTCCGAGCAGGACTCAAGACCGTTGTGCTCGAAAAGAACATTGTGGGTGGCCAGGTAGCCCTGACACCTGTTGTCGAAAATTATCCAGGCTTTACCACTGTTCCCGGCAAGCAACTTATGGACATCATGGGCGAACACGCTCGTGAATATGTCCCGGTCCACGAGGGAGAAGGCGTTGAGACTATCACCATGCCTGACCCGAAAGAAGACATGCCCATTCAAGTGACAACCAACCGTGGCGCATATTCCACTAAAGCTATCATCCTGACGACCGGAGCCGCGTACCGCCAACTCGGTGTTCCGGGGGAAACCCGTTTCTTCGGACGTGGCGTTAACTACTGTGCTTCATGTGACGGATATCTCTACAAAGGAAAATCCGTCGCCATTGTCGGCGGCGGCAACACTGCCCTGACAGATGCCCTTCACCTGAAGAATCTGGGTGTCGATGTGACCATTATTCACCGACGTGAGGAATTCCGGGCACAGAAGCCCCTTCAGGATTCTTTGGAACATGAAAAGATTCCGGTTCTCTGGAACACCGTCGTCGAAGAAATAGACGGCGATGATCGCAGGGTCCATACCCTGAAGCTTCGCAATACCAAAGATGAAACAACATCGGAACTTCCTGTGGATGGTCTCTTTGTGGCCATTGGACAGGAGGCGGCCACCGATCTTGCCAAACTGCTGGGCGTCACCTTAAAGGAAGACGGATTCGTCGAAGTCGATACCCATATGCGAACGAATATACCCAGGATATACGCTGCAGGCGACCTGACCGGCGGTCTTCAACAAATTGTCACAGCCATAGGAGAAGGCTCCATCGCAGCCATGAGTGCCTTCGAAGATATCAGTCATCCATATTGGAAAGAATAA
- a CDS encoding methyltransferase family protein, which yields MHRQRQSYFGCGPKIFRPSCAWVMVSVLLAWIWPGVFRLSASPIALALCFLGWGMVFIGIGGYIWSVRAMVRAVKQNRLETSGPFSLVRHPLYAVWILFLFPGVALASGIWIMLGAAVVAWFFFEHWSKEEERFLEEIFGQEYEQYRLSVPALMPFLSGGGPP from the coding sequence ATGCATAGACAACGGCAATCGTATTTTGGTTGTGGTCCGAAGATCTTTCGTCCGTCTTGTGCCTGGGTTATGGTTTCCGTGCTTCTAGCGTGGATCTGGCCCGGAGTATTCAGGCTTTCCGCATCGCCTATTGCCTTGGCTCTCTGTTTTCTGGGATGGGGAATGGTGTTTATCGGGATAGGGGGGTATATTTGGAGTGTGAGGGCAATGGTCCGAGCTGTGAAGCAGAATCGCCTGGAGACTTCAGGTCCATTTTCACTGGTTCGGCATCCTCTCTACGCAGTATGGATTCTTTTTTTGTTTCCTGGGGTGGCATTGGCTTCCGGCATCTGGATAATGCTTGGCGCAGCCGTTGTTGCCTGGTTCTTTTTTGAGCATTGGAGCAAGGAAGAAGAGCGGTTTTTGGAAGAGATTTTTGGACAGGAGTATGAGCAGTACAGGCTCAGTGTACCCGCTTTGATGCCTTTTCTTTCTGGTGGTGGCCCACCTTGA
- a CDS encoding zinc-ribbon domain-containing protein: protein MIICTGCGRKNDDETRYCEQCGKKLQSSYQSPTFEPRTDSRLTRFTHQGMPPDKWESFRKLIEAWCYLLLLLLVGIGSLTYEVWWPLYPTVVGIGLLLYFRRI from the coding sequence GTGATTATTTGTACCGGATGCGGCAGAAAGAACGACGATGAAACCCGTTATTGTGAACAATGCGGGAAGAAGCTCCAGTCCTCTTATCAGTCTCCGACTTTTGAGCCTCGCACAGACTCTCGACTCACTCGCTTTACCCATCAGGGGATGCCGCCTGACAAATGGGAGTCATTCAGAAAACTGATCGAGGCATGGTGTTATCTTTTGCTCCTGCTTCTGGTCGGAATAGGAAGCCTGACGTATGAAGTCTGGTGGCCGTTATATCCGACGGTAGTGGGGATTGGATTGCTTCTCTATTTCCGCCGAATTTGA
- a CDS encoding DUF2971 domain-containing protein gives MKYPLPGYCRIENDSTYRAKYLEENWLERYGSHLTHYTSMKGLVGIIQSGGFWLSDHRFLNDSEEYHNGRKLVLSIISRLLDKKRHSHFHPVLIKTASLLEYEQEPPQYMCSFSVKPDSLDQWRAYAPGQQGVAMTFENHPRDGQSHFIIPHIMQMYRIIYCDDVKTMMLVRTLAKYSKECAKDRENGLETEVDQWAHWLANALALEFITFKHAAYESEAETRMVVPSCSTDFSRKVHHRVTKNRIVPYLLSTDLYKDRLEKDTVPLLPITEIRVGPTASQLVTMRSIEEFLNQTGYGHVPVVESTIPFRE, from the coding sequence ATGAAATATCCCCTCCCCGGCTACTGTCGGATTGAGAACGACTCCACCTATCGCGCCAAATATCTGGAGGAAAACTGGCTTGAGCGATACGGAAGCCACCTGACACATTATACCTCCATGAAAGGATTGGTGGGAATCATTCAGTCCGGTGGATTCTGGCTTTCCGATCACCGCTTTCTCAATGATTCCGAAGAATATCACAACGGCCGAAAACTTGTTCTATCCATTATATCCAGGCTCTTGGACAAAAAACGACATTCCCACTTTCATCCGGTGCTGATCAAAACAGCGAGCCTGCTGGAATATGAACAGGAACCGCCACAGTATATGTGCTCCTTTTCCGTCAAGCCGGACAGCCTGGACCAGTGGCGTGCATATGCGCCAGGACAACAGGGCGTTGCCATGACTTTTGAAAATCACCCCAGAGATGGACAAAGCCACTTCATCATTCCGCACATCATGCAGATGTACCGCATAATATACTGTGACGATGTCAAAACCATGATGCTAGTGAGGACTCTGGCCAAATATTCCAAAGAATGTGCCAAGGATAGGGAAAACGGATTGGAAACAGAGGTCGATCAGTGGGCGCACTGGCTGGCCAACGCCCTAGCCTTGGAATTCATCACCTTCAAACACGCTGCCTATGAGTCGGAGGCCGAGACTCGTATGGTCGTGCCCAGTTGCAGTACGGACTTTTCCAGGAAGGTACATCATCGGGTGACAAAGAACCGCATCGTCCCTTATCTGCTCTCCACGGATCTTTACAAAGACCGCTTGGAAAAGGATACCGTTCCGCTGCTCCCCATTACTGAAATACGAGTCGGCCCGACAGCCAGCCAATTGGTCACCATGAGAAGTATAGAGGAATTCCTGAATCAGACCGGGTATGGACATGTTCCTGTTGTGGAATCAACCATCCCTTTCCGAGAATAA
- a CDS encoding TRAP transporter substrate-binding protein, which yields MKRLLTLLTLLPMLCAALPFQTQAATRLTYSNFFPPTNHQSRLAEEWCREVEKRTGGKVAIEYYPGSTLTKAKQCYDGVVEGISDLGLSCLAYSRGRFPVMAAVDLPLGYTSAAQATATANAVYAHFKPAELDDVEVMYFNGHGPGLLFTATTPVRTLEDLKGLKIRSTGNSAQLVKALGGTPVAKPMPENYQLLQKGVVDGSMHPIESNKSFKLGEVCTFGTDSFDVAYTTVFFIVMNKDKWNALDADSQKIIREINTEWAVRHAAAWDEADVIGRQFLLDQGGQIFKLNAEETVRWKTAAQPVIDNYIKEADAKGLNGREIIDFTLSTLQE from the coding sequence ATGAAACGACTTCTGACACTCCTCACTCTTCTGCCCATGCTCTGTGCCGCCCTGCCTTTTCAGACGCAGGCGGCGACAAGACTGACCTATTCCAACTTCTTTCCACCAACCAACCACCAATCCCGATTGGCCGAGGAATGGTGCAGGGAAGTCGAAAAGAGAACCGGCGGAAAAGTCGCCATCGAATACTACCCCGGAAGCACCCTGACCAAGGCAAAACAATGTTATGACGGTGTTGTGGAAGGCATATCCGACCTGGGACTTTCCTGCCTCGCATACTCTCGGGGACGCTTCCCGGTCATGGCAGCCGTGGACCTTCCTCTGGGCTATACCTCGGCAGCACAGGCCACCGCTACTGCCAATGCCGTATACGCGCACTTCAAGCCAGCCGAACTTGATGATGTGGAGGTCATGTATTTCAACGGTCATGGCCCCGGACTGCTTTTCACTGCAACCACCCCTGTCAGAACATTGGAAGATCTCAAGGGACTGAAAATACGCTCAACCGGCAATTCCGCCCAATTGGTCAAGGCGCTGGGAGGCACTCCTGTCGCCAAACCCATGCCCGAGAACTACCAACTCCTGCAAAAGGGTGTTGTCGATGGGTCCATGCATCCTATTGAATCGAATAAATCCTTCAAACTCGGTGAAGTCTGCACGTTCGGCACAGATTCCTTTGATGTGGCGTATACCACTGTTTTCTTTATTGTCATGAACAAGGACAAATGGAATGCGCTGGATGCTGATTCACAAAAAATCATCCGGGAGATCAATACCGAGTGGGCTGTCAGACACGCCGCAGCCTGGGATGAAGCTGATGTTATCGGCCGACAGTTCCTGCTTGACCAGGGCGGCCAGATTTTCAAGCTGAACGCCGAAGAAACAGTCAGATGGAAAACCGCGGCCCAGCCCGTGATAGACAACTATATAAAGGAAGCCGATGCCAAGGGGCTTAACGGCCGGGAGATCATCGACTTTACCCTCTCCACCCTTCAAGAATAA
- a CDS encoding TRAP transporter small permease, producing the protein MDLIKRPGPLDRLEKGMRIVAAVSLFGMALLTGADVAMRGFFNTPIFGSEELVSILGVIAVGFALPYTHAQKSHIGVEIFYRKFSRRVRSGIKLMTTTATLFLIVIVTWRMTIYAMTQARSGEVSMNLELPEYIIIYVLAFGFLAYAVSLLKDIILFFKGREA; encoded by the coding sequence ATGGATTTGATCAAACGGCCCGGCCCTCTCGATCGTCTGGAAAAAGGCATGCGAATCGTGGCGGCGGTCAGTCTCTTCGGCATGGCGCTCCTGACCGGGGCCGACGTGGCCATGCGCGGATTTTTCAACACCCCCATCTTCGGCTCTGAAGAGCTTGTCAGTATTCTGGGAGTTATTGCCGTCGGCTTTGCCCTGCCCTACACCCATGCCCAGAAAAGCCACATCGGCGTGGAAATATTCTACCGAAAGTTTTCCCGTCGGGTCCGCTCAGGGATCAAGCTCATGACGACAACGGCAACGCTCTTTCTCATTGTCATCGTGACCTGGCGCATGACGATCTATGCCATGACACAGGCCCGAAGTGGCGAAGTCTCCATGAATCTGGAGTTGCCGGAATATATTATTATATATGTCCTGGCTTTCGGCTTTCTCGCCTACGCCGTGAGTCTACTCAAGGATATCATTCTTTTTTTCAAGGGAAGGGAGGCATAG
- a CDS encoding glycosyltransferase, producing the protein MPGPTISLITYTFNDAEFAEELIQQAQSFTVQPDEIVVVDDGSDIPFSMPDPPDNLRIIRFEENKGITRAKGAGISAAAGDFIFSMDCDTRVDADWLERALPHANVPEIGLTGGALSYRSGNDLVSRYLMHFGDNHNQSHTGAVDFIPGNAFLIRRDTWEHAGGFTAYDETNCQDHYLSHRLKRLGYTLYSDARAKAWQQRRISRTTMCNRVWKWCHKPVKMQALEVHAPEDVVQYLFGTLVAPMIDRFQDANTLGEPLFYYLELLYLAHAVFDALEYLVQRGRVNDSLRNGFHSALVDLFAGYPKAWGMLRADLFAMGHELFSFPKAGSGNSWRDFFLFSHMLREGGLLQWLDTQGVSQLIRDEMEGGFDFSSYAKASFAV; encoded by the coding sequence ATGCCAGGACCCACCATAAGTTTGATAACATATACGTTCAATGACGCAGAGTTTGCCGAGGAACTCATTCAGCAGGCTCAGTCCTTTACCGTTCAACCGGATGAGATTGTCGTCGTTGATGACGGGTCGGATATTCCTTTTTCCATGCCTGATCCTCCCGACAATCTTCGTATCATTCGTTTTGAAGAAAACAAGGGCATTACCCGCGCCAAGGGGGCCGGGATATCAGCCGCAGCAGGGGATTTCATTTTTTCTATGGATTGCGATACCCGAGTCGATGCTGATTGGTTGGAGCGAGCCTTGCCCCATGCGAATGTCCCGGAGATAGGTCTGACAGGCGGAGCTTTGAGCTATCGATCCGGCAATGATCTTGTTTCGCGGTATTTGATGCATTTTGGTGATAATCACAATCAGAGCCATACCGGAGCCGTGGATTTCATTCCCGGCAATGCTTTTTTGATTCGCCGTGACACCTGGGAGCATGCGGGTGGCTTCACTGCTTACGACGAGACCAACTGCCAGGATCATTATTTGAGCCACCGTTTGAAGCGTCTTGGGTACACATTGTACTCCGACGCCCGTGCCAAGGCATGGCAGCAGCGGCGTATAAGCCGAACAACCATGTGCAACCGAGTTTGGAAGTGGTGCCACAAGCCCGTCAAGATGCAGGCATTGGAAGTGCATGCTCCTGAAGATGTGGTTCAGTATCTTTTCGGGACACTGGTCGCACCCATGATAGATCGTTTTCAGGATGCAAACACACTTGGCGAGCCACTTTTCTACTACCTCGAATTACTCTACCTTGCCCATGCGGTTTTTGATGCGCTGGAGTATCTGGTACAACGAGGTAGAGTAAACGACTCTCTTCGGAACGGATTTCACTCAGCTCTGGTTGACCTTTTTGCCGGGTATCCCAAGGCCTGGGGCATGCTTCGAGCTGATCTTTTTGCCATGGGACATGAGCTTTTTTCCTTTCCCAAGGCTGGTTCCGGGAATTCTTGGCGCGATTTCTTCCTTTTTTCACATATGTTGCGAGAAGGCGGTTTGCTTCAATGGCTGGATACTCAGGGCGTCTCGCAACTTATCCGGGATGAGATGGAAGGTGGATTTGACTTCTCATCTTATGCGAAGGCATCTTTTGCCGTGTAA
- a CDS encoding TRAP transporter large permease, whose translation MDPTLVGIIGIVIMIFLFMTRMPVAYVMMLVGFIGFSMLTSWKGGLNLMSRNIYDAFASYELSTIPLFILMGQIAFNSGISKRLYKTAYHFLGDVRGGLAMATVSACTAFGAVCGSSPATAATMSTVGIPEMKRYGYANSLATASVASGGGLGMIMPPSVVLIIYGVLTEQSIGALFVSGILPAILLTALFVAGIHIQCRLSPELGPKGDSFTGLEKLKSLVGLLDTIIIFSLVIGGLFKGWFTPTEAASVGVIGVLVLAAIKRQLTWKGFVNSLYETLRTSCMVLVLIAGAVVFGKFLAVTRIPFDIANWVSAFDMPPFGIMAAIIFIYFIGGCFMDSLALIMLTIPVFFPVVTNMGYDPIWFGIIIVLITEMGVITPPVGINVYVVYGMCRKIAPDVTLEEVFKGILPFMLSIVVGIALLFIFPQIILFLPGLMY comes from the coding sequence ATGGACCCGACACTCGTTGGCATCATTGGTATCGTGATCATGATTTTCCTGTTCATGACCCGAATGCCGGTAGCGTATGTCATGATGCTGGTAGGTTTTATCGGATTTTCCATGCTCACATCATGGAAAGGTGGCCTCAACCTCATGTCAAGAAACATCTATGACGCTTTTGCATCCTATGAACTTTCCACCATTCCACTCTTCATTCTCATGGGGCAGATAGCCTTCAATAGCGGGATTTCCAAACGACTCTACAAGACGGCTTATCATTTTCTGGGGGATGTCCGCGGCGGGCTGGCCATGGCCACGGTCTCCGCCTGCACGGCATTCGGCGCGGTCTGCGGGTCCAGCCCGGCCACAGCAGCCACCATGTCCACAGTGGGTATCCCGGAAATGAAACGATACGGATATGCCAATTCCCTCGCCACGGCATCTGTGGCCTCGGGCGGCGGACTTGGCATGATCATGCCCCCTTCAGTCGTGCTCATCATTTATGGAGTCTTGACGGAACAATCCATCGGCGCACTTTTTGTGTCAGGCATTCTTCCGGCCATTTTACTGACAGCCCTGTTTGTAGCGGGAATACATATCCAGTGCCGCCTCTCCCCAGAACTGGGGCCCAAAGGCGACTCCTTCACTGGTCTCGAGAAGCTCAAATCCCTTGTCGGTCTACTGGACACCATTATCATATTCTCACTGGTCATCGGAGGCCTATTCAAAGGCTGGTTCACCCCGACCGAAGCGGCCTCCGTCGGTGTCATCGGAGTGCTGGTCCTTGCTGCCATCAAAAGACAGTTGACCTGGAAAGGATTCGTGAATTCCCTGTATGAAACACTCCGGACCTCATGCATGGTTCTGGTTCTCATAGCCGGAGCCGTGGTTTTCGGAAAATTCTTGGCTGTCACGCGCATTCCCTTTGATATTGCCAACTGGGTTTCGGCGTTCGACATGCCCCCCTTTGGCATCATGGCCGCGATCATATTCATCTACTTCATCGGTGGCTGTTTCATGGATTCGCTGGCCTTGATCATGTTGACCATCCCGGTCTTCTTCCCGGTTGTCACCAACATGGGATACGATCCCATCTGGTTCGGCATCATTATCGTCTTGATCACTGAAATGGGTGTTATCACGCCCCCGGTCGGCATCAATGTCTATGTTGTCTACGGCATGTGCCGAAAAATAGCGCCCGACGTCACTCTTGAAGAAGTCTTCAAAGGCATCCTGCCCTTTATGCTCTCCATCGTCGTAGGCATTGCTCTGCTCTTCATCTTTCCACAGATAATCCTGTTTTTGCCTGGACTTATGTATTGA
- a CDS encoding TRAP transporter substrate-binding protein has protein sequence MKKRLQILLVLTLVLGTASLALAETITLSYSNFFPPTHIQSKLAEQWCREVETRTNGKVKINYYPGSTLTGAKQCYDGVVEGISDIGLSALAYTRNRFPVMAAVDLPLGYTTGSQATTIANEVFIKFQPRELKDVQPMYFHAHGPGLLFTTEKVVETLEDLKGLKIRATGNSAKLVKALGGTPVAQSMPTCYQSLQKGIVNGSMHPIESNKGWKLAEVVRHATLSFPVAYTTTFFVVMNKDKWNELDAGTQKIIQEINQKWAIKHGQAWDEADQAGKTFFEEKGGTFTSLSTQEAQRWTSAVHPVLNEYTEDVSRKGIDGAAVISFIKTRMTSK, from the coding sequence ATGAAAAAGAGACTCCAAATCCTGCTCGTACTGACACTGGTACTCGGAACAGCCAGCCTGGCCCTTGCCGAAACAATCACCCTGAGCTACTCGAATTTCTTCCCACCCACGCACATCCAATCCAAGCTGGCCGAGCAGTGGTGCCGTGAAGTCGAAACCCGGACCAACGGCAAGGTCAAGATCAACTACTACCCAGGCAGCACCCTGACCGGAGCCAAACAGTGTTATGACGGTGTGGTCGAAGGAATTTCCGACATCGGTTTGTCCGCTCTCGCCTATACCCGAAACAGATTTCCGGTCATGGCGGCAGTGGACCTGCCGTTGGGCTATACCACCGGATCACAGGCCACGACCATAGCCAACGAAGTCTTCATAAAATTCCAGCCTCGGGAATTGAAAGATGTGCAGCCCATGTATTTCCATGCCCACGGTCCCGGACTGCTCTTCACCACGGAAAAAGTCGTGGAAACTCTCGAAGACCTCAAGGGATTGAAGATACGCGCCACAGGCAATTCAGCCAAGTTGGTCAAGGCCTTGGGCGGCACCCCGGTGGCCCAATCCATGCCCACCTGCTACCAATCCCTGCAAAAAGGTATCGTAAATGGCTCCATGCACCCCATTGAATCCAACAAGGGATGGAAACTCGCAGAGGTTGTACGCCACGCCACACTGTCTTTTCCCGTGGCCTACACCACGACCTTTTTTGTCGTCATGAATAAGGACAAATGGAATGAATTGGATGCCGGTACACAAAAGATCATCCAGGAAATCAACCAGAAGTGGGCAATCAAGCATGGCCAGGCATGGGATGAAGCCGATCAGGCCGGGAAAACCTTCTTTGAAGAGAAAGGTGGCACATTCACATCTCTGAGCACTCAGGAAGCACAACGTTGGACCTCGGCTGTGCACCCTGTGTTGAATGAGTATACCGAAGATGTCTCACGCAAGGGCATTGATGGAGCTGCTGTTATCTCATTCATCAAAACCAGAATGACCTCGAAATAA
- a CDS encoding HD domain-containing protein — protein sequence MQTAIQLYIRTPEGIDQEVRSIVTAMFPESDFSTYSQAFADVRRLYAGFYPGFQQCDTPYHNWHHTLDVLLATARLLHGIHLARQALSPHIVQLTLIAALFHDCGYIRREDEHTGTGAQFTLDHVQRGLLLLEDYSDTHHWPIMDLLDLDSMLQCTAPSGTPETVVFTNIESMLAAHVLATADIVAQMGSDIYLERLPLLFKELTEGGITDFSSEYDLFTKTRGFTSFMWSKMECRLSNVINCMPAHFKERYNIEHDFYSESALRNLEYLESILARYGKEYSQGLRRSLNRSDHPIKHSG from the coding sequence ATGCAGACGGCCATCCAACTTTATATAAGAACTCCCGAAGGCATTGACCAGGAGGTCAGGTCAATCGTCACTGCCATGTTTCCTGAAAGTGATTTTTCGACCTACTCTCAGGCTTTCGCAGATGTTCGTCGTCTTTATGCGGGATTCTATCCTGGATTTCAACAATGCGACACCCCTTACCATAACTGGCACCACACGCTGGATGTCCTGTTGGCAACAGCGCGCCTTTTACACGGTATTCACCTCGCTCGACAGGCTCTCTCCCCGCACATCGTTCAATTAACCCTCATAGCCGCTCTTTTCCATGATTGCGGCTATATCCGTCGGGAAGACGAACACACTGGAACCGGAGCACAGTTCACTTTAGACCATGTTCAGCGGGGACTGCTCCTCCTGGAAGACTATTCAGACACACACCACTGGCCGATCATGGATCTCCTTGATCTCGACTCCATGCTCCAGTGTACAGCCCCGTCCGGGACGCCGGAAACAGTGGTCTTCACCAATATTGAATCCATGCTCGCTGCGCATGTTCTGGCAACAGCGGATATCGTCGCTCAGATGGGCAGCGACATTTATCTGGAACGACTTCCCCTGCTGTTCAAGGAACTCACGGAAGGGGGCATTACGGACTTTTCCAGTGAATATGATCTCTTCACCAAAACACGCGGATTTACATCCTTTATGTGGTCAAAAATGGAATGCAGACTTTCCAACGTCATCAACTGCATGCCAGCTCATTTCAAGGAACGATACAATATCGAACATGATTTTTATTCTGAATCGGCCCTGCGAAACCTGGAGTATCTTGAAAGCATCCTCGCCCGGTATGGCAAAGAATACAGTCAAGGATTACGCCGCAGTCTGAATCGAAGCGATCATCCGATTAAACACTCCGGTTGA
- a CDS encoding TetR/AcrR family transcriptional regulator, translated as MSKKQQEKSQQTMTELMASAIELFGTNGFVGTSVAEITEHAGYAKGSFYRHWNSKDELFLLIVEQKLKQYRQSRNGKVHSARNLEEALDVIWDFLESITHDQKWSTIFLEFTVYSAQSENLRTRMNQSVYRLSNDIFADLVREHVQTDYPPEKLGAINTALFEGYLIHRTLGTQVLSFDDVRSAAISLALQNGTIQN; from the coding sequence ATGTCAAAAAAACAGCAGGAAAAATCACAGCAAACCATGACCGAACTCATGGCATCAGCCATAGAATTATTCGGGACCAATGGGTTTGTCGGTACTTCTGTTGCGGAAATAACCGAACATGCAGGGTATGCCAAAGGAAGCTTTTATCGTCACTGGAATAGCAAAGATGAGCTTTTTCTGCTGATAGTTGAACAAAAGCTCAAGCAGTATCGCCAGTCAAGGAATGGGAAGGTTCACTCAGCAAGGAATCTTGAAGAAGCACTGGATGTCATCTGGGATTTTCTTGAATCCATTACTCACGATCAGAAATGGTCAACCATATTTCTCGAATTCACGGTGTATTCAGCGCAAAGCGAGAACCTTCGCACGCGCATGAATCAATCAGTCTACCGCCTGTCCAATGATATCTTTGCCGACCTGGTACGCGAACACGTTCAAACCGACTATCCTCCCGAAAAACTGGGAGCCATAAATACGGCTCTCTTTGAAGGATATCTTATCCACCGCACCCTCGGTACTCAGGTTCTCTCCTTTGATGATGTCCGCTCCGCCGCCATCTCCCTGGCTCTCCAAAATGGCACCATACAAAATTAA
- a CDS encoding outer membrane protein, translated as MKKGFLTCLAVAFLLMSFGSSAMADGGGLYVAAKAGLGYMRGDESFSHNQSSEPNNSESGWSNSAFNYGAALGYNWLDEGVPLRTEVEYYDHGTVTMRHDDDNATFEMDTDIQTVQLNIFYDFYTKTNFIPYLGAGFGIAQLDTDGETTSNFCYSLFAGTAYKLTDMIMLDLTYRINQFGDSRDYSWSDTNNDYTVKAKNLFSIEGTLGVRIQF; from the coding sequence GTGAAAAAAGGTTTTTTGACGTGTCTGGCTGTGGCGTTTCTGCTCATGTCTTTTGGCTCTTCGGCCATGGCTGATGGCGGAGGACTCTATGTGGCAGCGAAAGCTGGGCTTGGTTATATGCGGGGTGACGAGTCTTTCAGTCATAACCAATCATCAGAACCGAACAACAGCGAGTCCGGGTGGAGCAACAGTGCTTTCAACTATGGCGCTGCTCTTGGGTACAATTGGCTTGATGAGGGGGTTCCCTTGCGTACCGAGGTCGAATACTACGACCACGGAACTGTCACCATGCGTCATGATGACGACAATGCCACCTTTGAGATGGATACGGACATACAGACTGTTCAGCTGAATATCTTCTATGATTTTTATACCAAAACGAATTTCATCCCTTATCTGGGAGCTGGGTTCGGAATCGCGCAGCTTGATACGGATGGTGAGACCACATCCAACTTTTGCTACAGTCTTTTTGCCGGAACAGCTTACAAGCTTACGGACATGATCATGCTGGATTTGACATACCGTATCAATCAGTTCGGCGACAGCAGGGATTATTCCTGGAGTGACACGAATAACGACTATACCGTTAAAGCCAAGAATCTTTTCTCCATTGAAGGGACACTTGGTGTCCGTATCCAGTTCTAA